The Mycolicibacterium smegmatis genome has a window encoding:
- a CDS encoding LysE family transporter — protein sequence MEWHVWLAFFGAAIAISVSPGAGAIQSMATGLTHGVRRGYWSILGLEIGLMLQLALVAIGLGAAVAGSIVAFNIIKWIGVAYLIYLAVRQWRTAAIDLRAQLGKATEAGRTGLVVRGFLVNATNPKGLVFFLAVLPQFVVPTAPLLPQYLAIGATMIAVDLVVMGLYTGLAVRLLTWLHTPRQQTILNRVFSGLFAAAAVVLSLVRRAATV from the coding sequence ATGGAATGGCACGTCTGGCTGGCGTTCTTCGGCGCGGCGATCGCGATCAGCGTCTCCCCCGGCGCCGGTGCCATCCAGTCCATGGCGACCGGTCTGACCCACGGTGTGCGCCGTGGGTACTGGAGCATCCTGGGCCTTGAGATCGGGCTCATGCTGCAGCTCGCCCTGGTCGCGATCGGGCTGGGCGCCGCGGTGGCCGGTTCGATCGTCGCGTTCAACATCATCAAGTGGATCGGCGTCGCCTATCTGATCTACCTGGCGGTGCGCCAATGGCGCACGGCCGCCATCGACCTGCGTGCGCAGCTCGGCAAGGCGACCGAGGCCGGCCGTACCGGCCTGGTGGTCCGCGGGTTCCTGGTGAATGCCACCAACCCCAAGGGCCTGGTGTTCTTCCTGGCCGTGCTGCCACAGTTCGTGGTGCCCACCGCGCCCCTGCTGCCGCAGTACCTGGCGATCGGCGCGACGATGATCGCCGTCGACCTGGTGGTGATGGGGCTCTACACCGGCCTCGCGGTCCGGTTGCTGACGTGGCTGCACACGCCCCGCCAGCAGACGATTCTCAACCGCGTGTTCTCCGGTTTGTTCGCGGCAGCCGCCGTGGTGCTTTCGTTGGTCCGCCGCGCGGCCACTGTTTGA
- a CDS encoding nitroreductase family deazaflavin-dependent oxidoreductase produces the protein MSAKDHPNKAPGVPMLFPPWLERLQLKYVNPVMTPVAKRLPGFTVIKHRGRKSGRAYETVVNSYRKDNVFAVILAHGKTNWVKNVLAAGGAEVKMFGREFEITNPRILPAGSDDPSLPRIARLSARKAGILVAEIV, from the coding sequence TTGTCGGCAAAAGACCACCCCAACAAGGCACCTGGCGTACCGATGCTGTTCCCGCCCTGGCTGGAGCGACTGCAACTCAAGTACGTCAATCCGGTGATGACGCCCGTCGCCAAACGACTACCCGGTTTCACCGTCATCAAGCACCGGGGCCGCAAGTCGGGCCGGGCGTACGAGACCGTGGTCAACAGTTACCGCAAGGACAATGTGTTCGCGGTGATCCTCGCCCACGGCAAGACAAACTGGGTGAAGAACGTCCTGGCCGCGGGTGGCGCGGAGGTGAAGATGTTCGGCCGCGAGTTCGAGATCACGAACCCGCGCATCCTGCCCGCCGGCAGCGACGATCCGTCCCTGCCCCGGATCGCGCGCCTGAGCGCGCGCAAGGCCGGGATCCTGGTAGCCGAAATCGTTTGA
- the hisD gene encoding histidinol dehydrogenase has product MAKFQMSRIDLRNRVLSAAQLRSALPRGGVDVDAVVPKVRPIVDAVAQRGAQAALEYGESFDGIRPETVRVPRELLTQALENLDADVRAALQVSIDRARAVHADQRRTDTTTTLAPGATVTERWVPVERVGLYVPGGNAVYPSSVVMNVVPAQTAGVDSMVIASPPQGLFGGRPHPTILAAAALLGVDEVWAVGGAQAVALLAYGGTDTDGAELAPVDMITGPGNIYVTAAKRICRSQVGIDAEAGPTEIAILADHTADPVHVAADLISQAEHDEMAASVLVTDSETLAEATDRELANQLATTKHVERVTAALSGKQSAIVLVDDIDAGVRTVNAYAAEHLEIQTVDAPGVAGRIRSAGAIFVGAWSPVSLGDYCAGSNHVLPTAGCARHSSGLSVQTFLRGIHVVEYDEAALKDVSGHVITLSKAEDLPAHGEAVRRRFER; this is encoded by the coding sequence ATGGCCAAGTTTCAGATGTCCCGCATCGACCTGCGCAACCGTGTGCTCAGCGCGGCGCAACTGCGCTCCGCCCTGCCGCGCGGTGGAGTCGACGTCGACGCCGTGGTGCCCAAGGTCCGCCCGATCGTCGACGCGGTCGCACAGCGGGGCGCGCAGGCCGCCCTGGAGTACGGCGAATCCTTCGACGGCATCCGCCCGGAGACGGTGCGGGTGCCGCGCGAGTTGCTGACCCAGGCGCTGGAGAACCTCGACGCCGACGTGCGCGCCGCGCTGCAGGTCTCCATCGACCGTGCGCGTGCCGTGCATGCTGATCAGCGTCGCACCGACACCACCACCACACTGGCGCCCGGCGCCACCGTGACCGAGCGCTGGGTTCCGGTCGAGCGGGTCGGCCTCTACGTTCCGGGCGGCAACGCCGTCTATCCGTCGAGCGTCGTGATGAACGTCGTGCCCGCCCAGACGGCGGGCGTGGACTCGATGGTCATCGCCAGTCCGCCGCAGGGCCTGTTCGGCGGCAGGCCGCACCCGACCATCCTCGCCGCGGCCGCGTTGCTCGGTGTCGACGAGGTGTGGGCGGTCGGCGGCGCACAGGCCGTGGCGCTTTTGGCCTACGGCGGCACCGACACCGACGGCGCCGAACTCGCGCCGGTCGACATGATCACCGGTCCGGGCAACATCTACGTGACGGCCGCCAAGCGCATCTGCCGCTCCCAGGTCGGCATCGACGCCGAGGCCGGCCCCACCGAGATCGCGATCCTGGCCGACCACACGGCCGATCCGGTGCACGTGGCCGCCGATCTGATCAGCCAGGCCGAGCACGACGAGATGGCCGCCAGCGTGCTGGTCACCGACAGTGAGACGCTGGCCGAGGCCACCGACCGCGAACTGGCCAACCAGCTCGCCACCACCAAGCACGTAGAGCGGGTCACCGCGGCACTCTCGGGCAAACAGTCCGCGATCGTTCTGGTCGACGACATCGACGCGGGCGTGCGCACCGTCAACGCCTACGCCGCCGAGCATCTCGAGATCCAGACCGTCGACGCCCCCGGCGTGGCCGGCCGGATCCGTTCGGCCGGAGCCATTTTCGTGGGCGCCTGGTCACCGGTGAGCCTCGGCGACTACTGCGCCGGGTCCAACCACGTGCTGCCCACCGCGGGATGCGCGCGGCACTCCAGTGGGCTGTCGGTGCAGACGTTCCTGCGTGGCATCCACGTCGTCGAGTACGACGAGGCGGCGCTCAAAGACGTTTCGGGGCACGTGATCACGCTGTCCAAGGCCGAGGATCTGCCCGCGCACGGCGAGGCGGTACGACGGAGGTTCGAGCGGTAA
- the nadC gene encoding carboxylating nicotinate-nucleotide diphosphorylase, whose product MKLSDAELTAAKAAVARAVEEDLAYGPDVTTMATVDAAATTTASVVSREPGVIAGVDVALLVLDEMIGADRYRVLHRVDDGAQLDAKQTVLTVEAPTRELLTAERTMLNLLCHLSGVATATAAWVDAVAGTKAKIRDTRKTLPGLRLLQKYAVRVGGGVNHRMGLGDAALIKDNHVAAAGSVVAALKAVREEAPGLPCEVEVDSLEQLDEVLALGVELVLLDNFPVWQTQMAVQRRDARAPETLLESSGGLTLDTAADYAGTGVDYLAIGALTHSVRVLDLGLDF is encoded by the coding sequence ATGAAACTTTCCGATGCCGAACTGACGGCGGCCAAGGCGGCCGTCGCGCGCGCGGTCGAAGAAGACCTCGCCTACGGTCCCGACGTGACCACGATGGCCACGGTCGACGCGGCCGCGACCACGACGGCGTCCGTCGTCAGCCGCGAACCGGGTGTCATCGCAGGCGTCGACGTCGCGCTGCTGGTGCTCGACGAGATGATCGGCGCCGACCGCTACCGCGTGCTGCACCGCGTCGACGACGGTGCCCAGCTCGACGCCAAGCAGACCGTGCTGACGGTCGAGGCGCCGACGCGGGAACTGCTCACGGCCGAACGCACCATGCTCAACCTGCTGTGTCACCTTTCGGGGGTCGCGACCGCGACGGCCGCCTGGGTCGACGCCGTCGCGGGCACCAAGGCCAAGATCCGCGACACCCGCAAGACGCTGCCCGGTCTGCGCCTGCTGCAGAAGTACGCCGTGCGCGTCGGCGGCGGCGTCAACCACCGGATGGGACTCGGCGACGCCGCGCTGATCAAGGACAACCACGTCGCCGCGGCCGGTTCGGTGGTGGCCGCCCTCAAGGCCGTCCGCGAAGAGGCGCCCGGCCTGCCGTGTGAGGTCGAGGTCGATTCGCTCGAGCAGCTCGACGAGGTGCTCGCGCTCGGCGTCGAACTGGTCCTGCTGGACAACTTCCCGGTGTGGCAGACGCAGATGGCCGTGCAGCGCCGCGACGCGCGTGCCCCCGAGACGCTGCTGGAGTCTTCGGGCGGGCTGACGCTGGACACCGCGGCGGACTATGCGGGCACCGGCGTCGACTACCTCGCGATCGGGGCGCTCACACACTCGGTGCGGGTGCTCGACCTGGGCCTGGACTTCTGA
- a CDS encoding L-aspartate oxidase: MTGAGTFACGTSAYWQQRTDVVVIGTGVAGLVAALAAHRAGRRVTVLSKVSETATFYAQGGIAVVLPAGVGSADDTIEAHVADTLAAGGGLCDAEAVRSIVADGAKAITDLVADGALFDESAPGRWALTREGGHTRRRIIHAGGDATGAEVQRTLNHAAAHLDIRHNHVALRILQDEAGVTGVLVHNDDGPGILHAPSVVLATGGLGHLYAATTNPVGSTGDGIALALWAGVAVSDIEFVQFHPTMLFGAAAGGRRPLITEALRGEGAVLIDAQGHPVTAGVHPMGDLAPRDVVAAAINARLAATGDPCVYLDARGVAGVADRFPTVTAACLAAGIDPAREPIPVVPGAHYSCGGVVTDVYGRTALPGLFAAGEVARTGMHGANRLASNSLLEGLVVGSRAGRAAAAHAEQAGSVRAVVPQQVRRDAVDRQVLQAAMSTHASVVRDAQGLHRLAETLDAARAVVPSDRASFEDAALTSVARAVVRAATARTESRGSHHRGDFPDTDPTQEVSMTVRIHDGDVAVDIPTAVC, from the coding sequence ATGACCGGCGCGGGCACGTTCGCCTGCGGCACCTCGGCGTACTGGCAGCAACGAACCGACGTCGTCGTGATCGGCACCGGCGTCGCCGGCCTGGTCGCGGCGCTGGCCGCGCATCGCGCCGGCCGGCGGGTCACGGTGCTCAGCAAGGTGAGCGAGACCGCGACGTTCTACGCCCAGGGCGGCATCGCCGTCGTCCTGCCGGCCGGTGTCGGCTCGGCTGACGACACCATCGAGGCTCATGTCGCCGACACGCTCGCCGCAGGCGGCGGGCTGTGCGACGCCGAGGCCGTGCGCTCGATCGTCGCCGACGGCGCCAAGGCGATCACCGACCTGGTGGCCGACGGCGCCCTGTTCGACGAATCCGCGCCCGGGCGCTGGGCGCTCACCCGCGAGGGCGGGCACACCCGGCGCCGGATCATCCACGCGGGCGGCGACGCCACCGGCGCCGAGGTGCAGCGCACGCTGAACCACGCGGCCGCACACCTCGACATCCGCCACAACCACGTGGCGCTGCGAATCCTGCAGGACGAGGCCGGCGTCACCGGTGTGCTGGTCCACAACGACGACGGTCCCGGCATCCTGCACGCCCCGTCGGTGGTCCTGGCTACCGGCGGACTCGGCCACCTCTATGCCGCCACCACCAACCCGGTCGGGTCGACCGGTGACGGCATCGCGCTGGCGCTGTGGGCCGGTGTCGCGGTCAGCGACATCGAGTTCGTGCAGTTCCACCCGACCATGCTGTTCGGCGCCGCGGCGGGCGGGCGCCGCCCGCTGATCACCGAGGCGCTGCGCGGTGAAGGTGCGGTTCTGATCGACGCACAGGGACACCCGGTCACCGCGGGCGTGCACCCGATGGGGGACCTGGCGCCGCGCGACGTGGTCGCCGCGGCGATCAACGCGCGCCTGGCCGCCACCGGGGACCCATGCGTCTACCTCGACGCGCGCGGCGTCGCCGGCGTCGCGGACCGGTTCCCGACCGTCACGGCGGCCTGCCTCGCGGCAGGTATCGACCCGGCGCGTGAGCCCATCCCGGTGGTTCCCGGCGCGCACTACAGCTGCGGCGGTGTGGTCACCGATGTGTACGGGCGTACCGCTCTGCCGGGACTGTTCGCCGCGGGCGAGGTCGCGCGCACCGGGATGCACGGCGCGAACCGGTTGGCCTCCAACAGCCTGCTCGAAGGCCTGGTGGTCGGTTCGCGGGCCGGGCGCGCCGCGGCCGCCCACGCCGAACAAGCCGGGTCCGTGCGCGCGGTGGTCCCGCAGCAGGTCCGGCGCGACGCCGTGGACCGCCAGGTGCTGCAGGCCGCGATGTCCACCCACGCGTCGGTGGTACGTGACGCGCAGGGTCTGCACCGGCTCGCCGAGACGCTGGACGCCGCGCGTGCCGTGGTGCCCAGCGACCGCGCGTCCTTCGAGGACGCCGCGCTGACCTCGGTGGCCCGCGCCGTGGTCAGGGCGGCCACGGCCCGTACCGAGAGCCGCGGCTCCCACCATCGCGGCGACTTCCCGGACACCGACCCCACACAGGAGGTCTCGATGACAGTCCGTATCCACGACGGCGACGTCGCCGTCGACATCCCGACGGCGGTGTGCTGA
- a CDS encoding lipase family protein has protein sequence MDLSSAAKAADAEWIGRAPHEELDRDARPGLPGEDPFYLPPAGYHHAEPGTVLRSRDVELAFLGLVPQALHATQLLYRTTDRNGAPEAAVTTVIMPPDARAGCPIVSYQCAIDAISATCFPSYALRRHAKVTGGLAQFELLLITAALAEGWAVSVPDHEGLDGMWGAPYEPGYHVLDGLRAALNSERLPLTDASPIGLWGYSGGGLASGWAAEMSGSYAPELNIVGAVLGSPVGDLGHTFRRLNGTVFSGLPALVVAALADIYPGLNRVIAEHATTEGRKLLQRLHKMSTIEAVLRLARKDMDDLVDLPLEQILDSPEVTEVFDDIKLGVATPNPPVLLIQAVHDELISVSSIDELAEKYLTGGASVTYHRDLFSEHLLLHPMSAPMALRWLTDRFAARPLTANLVRSKWPTLLNPVTYVGMARLAGIAAKVVTGRALRRSPL, from the coding sequence ATGGACTTGTCCAGCGCCGCGAAAGCCGCCGATGCCGAATGGATCGGGCGCGCACCGCACGAGGAACTCGACCGCGACGCGCGGCCGGGGCTCCCCGGTGAAGATCCGTTCTATCTGCCGCCGGCCGGCTACCACCACGCCGAACCCGGAACGGTGCTGCGCAGCCGCGACGTCGAACTCGCGTTCCTCGGGCTGGTCCCCCAGGCCCTGCACGCCACCCAGCTGCTGTACCGCACCACCGATCGCAACGGCGCTCCCGAGGCCGCGGTCACCACGGTGATCATGCCGCCCGACGCGCGCGCGGGCTGCCCGATCGTGTCCTACCAGTGCGCGATCGACGCGATCTCGGCCACGTGCTTCCCGTCGTACGCGCTGCGCCGTCACGCCAAGGTCACCGGTGGCCTCGCCCAGTTCGAGCTCCTGCTGATCACCGCGGCGCTGGCCGAGGGCTGGGCCGTCTCGGTGCCCGACCACGAAGGCCTCGACGGCATGTGGGGCGCGCCGTACGAACCCGGGTACCACGTGCTCGACGGGCTTCGTGCCGCGCTGAACTCCGAGCGCCTGCCCCTGACCGACGCGTCGCCCATCGGCCTGTGGGGCTACTCGGGCGGCGGTCTGGCAAGTGGCTGGGCCGCGGAGATGAGCGGCTCCTACGCCCCCGAGCTCAACATCGTCGGCGCCGTACTCGGTTCGCCGGTCGGCGATCTGGGCCACACGTTCCGGCGGCTCAACGGCACGGTGTTCTCGGGACTGCCCGCACTCGTCGTCGCCGCCCTCGCCGACATCTACCCGGGCCTCAATCGGGTCATCGCCGAGCACGCGACCACCGAGGGCCGCAAGCTGCTGCAGCGCCTGCACAAGATGAGCACCATCGAGGCCGTGCTGCGGCTGGCGCGCAAGGACATGGACGACCTGGTCGACCTGCCGCTCGAACAGATCCTCGACAGCCCCGAGGTCACCGAGGTCTTCGACGACATCAAACTCGGTGTGGCGACACCGAATCCACCCGTGCTGCTGATCCAAGCCGTGCACGACGAGCTGATCTCGGTCTCCTCGATCGACGAGCTGGCCGAGAAGTACCTGACCGGCGGCGCCTCGGTGACCTATCACCGCGACCTGTTCAGCGAGCATCTGCTGCTGCACCCCATGTCGGCCCCCATGGCGCTGCGGTGGCTGACCGACCGTTTCGCCGCGCGTCCGCTGACCGCCAACCTGGTGCGGTCGAAGTGGCCGACGCTGCTCAACCCGGTCACCTACGTCGGGATGGCCCGGTTGGCCGGTATCGCGGCCAAGGTGGTCACCGGACGCGCGCTGCGGCGCAGCCCCCTCTGA
- a CDS encoding histidinol-phosphate transaminase — translation MSADKVTLADLPLRDNLRGKSPYGAPQLQVPVRLNTNENPHPPSKALVDDVAASVREAAAELHRYPDRDAVALRTDLAAYLTAATGVRLGVENLWAANGSNEILQQLLQAFGGPGRTAIGFVPSYSMHPIISDGTQTEWLQASRAEDFGLDIDVAVSAVTERKPDVVFVTSPNNPSGQSVPLDDLRRVLDAMQGGILIVDEAYGEFSSQPSAVALLDDYPAKLVVSRTMSKAFAFAGGRLGYLAAAPAVIDALLLVRLPYHLSVLTQAAARAALRHADDTLGSVKALIAERERVSAELTRMGYRVIPSDANFVLFGAFTDAPATWQRYLDAGVLIRDVGIPGHLRVTIGLAAENDAFLAAGAELAGTELQPSTSPVGAQ, via the coding sequence ATGTCTGCTGACAAGGTGACGTTGGCGGATCTGCCGCTGCGCGACAACCTGCGGGGCAAGTCGCCGTACGGTGCGCCGCAACTGCAGGTTCCGGTGCGCCTGAACACCAACGAGAACCCGCATCCGCCCTCCAAGGCGCTCGTCGACGACGTCGCGGCCTCGGTCCGCGAGGCCGCCGCCGAACTGCACCGCTACCCCGATCGGGACGCGGTCGCGCTGCGCACCGATCTCGCGGCGTACCTCACGGCCGCCACCGGCGTCCGGTTGGGTGTCGAAAACCTTTGGGCGGCAAACGGTTCCAATGAGATCCTGCAGCAGCTGCTGCAGGCGTTCGGCGGCCCGGGCCGCACCGCCATCGGCTTCGTGCCGTCGTACTCGATGCACCCGATCATCTCCGACGGCACGCAGACCGAGTGGCTGCAGGCCTCGCGCGCCGAGGATTTCGGCCTCGACATCGACGTTGCGGTGTCCGCGGTCACCGAGCGCAAACCCGACGTGGTGTTCGTGACGAGCCCCAACAACCCGTCGGGCCAGAGCGTTCCGCTCGACGATCTGCGCCGCGTGCTCGACGCGATGCAGGGCGGGATACTCATCGTCGACGAGGCCTACGGCGAGTTCTCGTCACAGCCCAGCGCGGTGGCGCTGCTCGACGACTATCCGGCCAAGCTCGTCGTGAGCCGCACCATGAGCAAGGCGTTCGCGTTCGCAGGCGGCCGCCTCGGCTACCTGGCCGCCGCGCCCGCGGTGATCGACGCGCTGCTGCTCGTGCGGCTGCCCTACCACCTGTCGGTGCTCACGCAGGCCGCCGCGCGCGCCGCGCTGCGCCACGCCGACGACACCCTGGGCAGCGTCAAGGCACTGATCGCCGAGCGTGAGCGCGTGAGTGCCGAACTGACCCGCATGGGCTACCGGGTGATCCCGAGCGACGCGAACTTCGTGCTGTTCGGCGCGTTCACCGACGCACCGGCCACCTGGCAGCGCTACCTCGACGCCGGGGTCCTGATCCGCGACGTCGGCATCCCCGGCCATCTGCGCGTCACCATCGGCCTCGCCGCCGAGAACGACGCCTTCCTCGCCGCCGGCGCCGAACTGGCCGGCACCGAACTTCAGCCATCAACCAGCCCGGTAGGAGCACAATGA
- the nrtR gene encoding DNA-binding transcriptional regulator NrtR, translating into MLAVVFQVRDLDTRQPSLNVLLWQRALEPERDKWSLPGGRLRDDEDLTTSVRRQLAEKVDLRELAHLEQLAVFSDPKRVPGERTIASTFLGLVPSPATPALPDDTRWHPVHELPPMAFDHAPMVEHARTRLVAKLSYTNIGFALAPKEFAISSLRDVYSAALDYQVDATNLQRVLERRKVITRTGTTARSGRSGGRPAALFRFTESRYRVTDEFAALRPPG; encoded by the coding sequence GTGCTCGCCGTCGTGTTCCAGGTTCGCGACCTCGACACGCGTCAACCGTCTCTCAACGTGCTGCTGTGGCAACGCGCACTGGAACCCGAGCGCGACAAGTGGTCGCTCCCCGGCGGACGCCTGCGCGACGACGAGGACCTGACCACGTCGGTGCGGCGTCAGCTCGCCGAGAAGGTGGACCTTCGCGAGCTCGCCCACCTGGAGCAACTCGCGGTGTTCTCCGATCCGAAGCGCGTGCCCGGTGAACGCACCATCGCCTCGACGTTCCTCGGCCTCGTGCCCTCCCCCGCCACTCCGGCGCTGCCCGACGACACGCGCTGGCATCCGGTGCACGAACTGCCCCCGATGGCGTTCGACCACGCGCCCATGGTCGAACACGCCCGCACCCGGCTGGTCGCCAAGCTTTCCTATACGAATATCGGATTTGCCCTGGCGCCAAAAGAATTCGCCATCTCGTCGCTGCGCGATGTCTACAGCGCCGCGTTGGACTACCAGGTGGACGCCACCAACCTGCAGCGGGTTCTCGAACGCCGCAAGGTGATCACCCGCACCGGGACCACCGCGCGGTCGGGCCGCAGCGGCGGGCGTCCGGCCGCCCTGTTCCGGTTCACCGAGTCGCGTTATCGCGTCACCGACGAGTTCGCTGCGTTGCGACCGCCCGGGTGA
- the nadA gene encoding quinolinate synthase NadA, which produces MTVLNGTPAGALADRIVDGPGGYSGIDGDEQWAAEVRRLVELRGATLLAHNYQLPAIQDVADHVGDSLALSRIAAEAPEDTIVFCGVHFMAETAKILSPDKTVLIPDQRAGCSLADSITAEELQAWKDDHPGAVVVSYVNTTAAVKALTDICCTSSNAVEVVASIPEDREVLFCPDQFLGAHVRRVTGRKNMHVWAGECHVHAGINGDELAAQARSHPDAELFVHPECGCATSALYLAGEGAVPEDRVKILSTGGMLDAARETSARQVLVATEIGMLHQLRRAAPEVDFLAVNDRASCTYMKMITPAALLRCLVEGADEVHVDPETARLGRASVQRMIEIGQPGGGE; this is translated from the coding sequence GTGACCGTGCTCAACGGAACGCCCGCAGGGGCCCTCGCGGACCGGATTGTGGACGGCCCCGGCGGCTATTCGGGCATCGACGGCGACGAGCAGTGGGCCGCGGAAGTGCGCCGGCTCGTCGAGCTGCGCGGCGCGACGCTGCTGGCGCACAACTACCAGTTGCCTGCCATCCAGGACGTCGCCGATCACGTCGGGGACTCCCTCGCGCTGTCCCGCATCGCGGCCGAGGCGCCCGAGGACACCATCGTGTTCTGCGGCGTGCACTTCATGGCCGAGACCGCCAAGATCCTCAGCCCCGACAAGACGGTGCTGATCCCGGATCAGCGGGCCGGGTGCTCGCTGGCCGATTCGATCACCGCCGAGGAACTCCAGGCGTGGAAGGACGACCATCCAGGGGCGGTCGTCGTGTCCTACGTCAACACCACCGCCGCGGTGAAAGCCCTGACCGACATCTGCTGCACGTCGTCCAACGCCGTCGAGGTCGTGGCGTCCATCCCCGAGGACCGCGAGGTGCTGTTCTGCCCCGACCAGTTCCTCGGCGCCCACGTCCGGCGCGTCACGGGCCGCAAGAACATGCACGTGTGGGCCGGTGAGTGCCACGTCCACGCCGGCATCAACGGCGACGAACTCGCGGCCCAGGCCCGTTCGCACCCCGATGCCGAGCTGTTCGTGCACCCCGAGTGCGGCTGCGCCACGTCGGCGCTGTACCTCGCAGGCGAGGGCGCGGTCCCCGAAGACCGCGTCAAGATCCTGTCGACCGGTGGCATGCTCGACGCCGCGCGCGAGACCTCCGCACGCCAGGTCCTGGTCGCCACCGAGATCGGCATGCTGCACCAGTTGCGCAGGGCCGCACCGGAAGTCGACTTCCTCGCGGTCAACGACCGGGCCTCGTGCACGTACATGAAGATGATCACCCCGGCCGCGTTGCTGCGGTGCCTCGTCGAGGGCGCCGACGAGGTGCACGTGGACCCGGAGACCGCACGCCTCGGCCGTGCCAGCGTGCAGCGCATGATCGAGATCGGGCAGCCCGGCGGCGGCGAATGA
- a CDS encoding DUF2567 domain-containing protein, which yields MSVSDAPAPTAPSRPAGGPRISRSRAAVIVVAALAGAGALLGVVWSVLAPPIHGVIALTRSGDRARAYLGAESDHFFTAAFMFTGLLVVLAAVAAVALWQWRAHRGPVLVTALVAGCAAAAGTAAGIGALLVHGRYGSIDVASAPVTPENRVFYVVEAPPVFFGHTPLQIATTILFPAAVAALVYALIAVSTSRDDLGAWPPVETPVYPPVNPHLPPMVTPPPQA from the coding sequence ATGAGCGTCTCCGACGCGCCGGCCCCGACGGCGCCGAGCAGGCCCGCGGGCGGACCCCGCATCTCCCGGTCGCGCGCCGCGGTCATCGTGGTGGCGGCACTCGCCGGCGCAGGCGCGCTGCTCGGTGTGGTGTGGTCGGTCCTGGCGCCCCCGATCCACGGCGTGATCGCACTGACCCGCAGCGGCGACCGGGCGCGGGCATACCTCGGTGCCGAGTCCGACCATTTCTTCACCGCGGCGTTCATGTTCACTGGCCTGCTGGTGGTGCTCGCCGCGGTCGCCGCGGTGGCGCTGTGGCAGTGGCGCGCGCACCGCGGGCCGGTTCTGGTGACGGCCCTGGTGGCCGGGTGCGCCGCGGCGGCCGGCACCGCGGCCGGCATCGGGGCCCTGCTGGTGCACGGCCGTTACGGGTCGATCGACGTGGCGAGCGCGCCCGTCACCCCGGAGAACCGCGTGTTCTACGTCGTCGAGGCGCCGCCGGTGTTCTTCGGGCACACGCCGCTGCAGATCGCGACGACCATCCTGTTCCCGGCCGCGGTCGCGGCGCTGGTGTACGCGCTGATCGCGGTGTCGACGTCGCGCGACGACCTGGGCGCCTGGCCGCCGGTCGAAACACCGGTCTATCCGCCCGTGAATCCGCACCTGCCGCCCATGGTCACCCCACCGCCGCAGGCCTGA